A window of Aythya fuligula isolate bAytFul2 chromosome 12, bAytFul2.pri, whole genome shotgun sequence genomic DNA:
taataaaaactaaGACGAAGCTATTGACAAACGTGCTGACGGGTGCTACAGAGCAGGGAGTTTATAAAATCACCCATTTCTATCACACAGCACAAAGACACTGCAGAatcatacaaagaaaagaaaactctgcATTGCTATGTACGTTCATCTGTGCCTTCTTGAGGCTTTTGCCTTCTGATCAGCACCTGCACCCCACGGATGattttttctgtagttcagCTCAGTATTCCAGCTGAGATTCACTTCTGGGACTCAAAATTCAACCTAGGCCCAGAGAATCCTCACAGAAAAGGAAACGCATGTGGAGAGGGTGACCAGAGAGGCAAGCCTTGTGACAAAcccaggggaagggagagaaagaaaatctaaaaaaagaaaaatctatcaGGAGCTGGCGAGGAGTAAAGGTCAGTCTAACCTCCAAGCAAGCAGCAGGTGGAGCTGGGTTTTATTCAAACACAGCTTGGTTGTGACAGCAGGGGCCTGCTGGGATTAACCAGCTCTTGGTAGGCTTTTCCACCAGCACAGATGTTTGGCTGAAGGTCACCTGCCTGAGCCTCAGCTTTTGGGCTCTTTTTCCACACTTCATTTAGTGTGCTGCTTCCCTGACTCCAGGTCTCACTCCTCGAGGCTCTCTGAGTACTTGCACCAACTGCTTgtggtgctcagcaccttccAGAGCCGGCAGCTGACGCCAGGGAGGGGTGGGAGAGAGCACCGTGTTCCCACAGCCAAGGAACACAAATGACACGCAGGAACAGGAAGCAGCTCCAACAGATCTCCAAACAGATGAGCCAGGCGGCtcttggaggaaaacaaaaaaggcaaaatacgGGAGAGGAGCTATTTTGAGAAGTTAACAGGATAAAGATCTACCAAGGAAGCGGGACTGGAGATGAGAGCACGATAAGAAAGGATCAAACAAGAGCATAGGAGATAAGACAGCGGAGGAGGAAAGCCTGAGCATAACAGGCTGGGAGATCTGTGTGCAGGTAAAGCACAAACAAATACAGCACATGCCTCAAAGGTCACTCTTTCCATTTCAAGAAGTAACTGGCACAAGTAGGCTATCTTATATGTATTACCAAACTCGGCAGGTCCGGGGATAGTCTTCGTTCCTTGATATGACTCCCATGGGCAGCACAAAAGGCTGGGAAGCTGGTGCCTTGTCCTGGGCTGCCCCCTCGGCCCCAGCTGCAGTCTCTTCTCCCTCAgcaccttctcctcctccctggggctgagcagcgggctgggaggcagcctgctgggtgcggtcctctccctcctgccgctgctcctcctcctgctcctcgcGACGCACCTGCTCCTGGACCTCAAGGACGATGCGGGAGAGCTCGCTGAAATCGCGGAGGTTCTCAATGTCAGGGAGCCTCAGAGGGTGTGCCAGGTCAATCTCCACGGTCTGCTGGCCAGCTGGGATGTTGGGATCTCCCTGGAGAAAGGGAGCAGCAGGATGGTTGCAGCCTTACCCTATTCCACAACCGTCACATCGGCAAGAAAAGGCATCAGGCTTCGTTCTTTGTTCCCTGAACTGTCTGCATCTcccagaaacagaattttacaTCACATGCTACAAGTCTGGCTGTACTTGCAAGGATGAAAAAGTCAAAGCAGCATCTGCATTTTGTCACAAATCCCCTCTATAGAGAGGAAGGAGCTCACTAGCATGGCTGGCTTCAGTGAAGAGCATCTAACATTTGGTACCTGCTCCTCAGATGCACAAGTGATCTCCAGCGACCTGCTACCAGCTGCTCTCAGAAAGCAGCTGGTAGGGACAGAACAAGGAGAGAGAGCCAGGTAGCAGCATGAAAAAACTTTGCAGAGCTCATTCTAGCTATGCTGCACATGTTCAGATTCACTGGTGCCACCAACCCCCATGAGGAACAGGTTTTGGGGCGGCAACACCTGATTACCTTCCAGAGACCTCTCTCCTGTGGATCCTGGCAtcaataaaacaacattttagtcagcagctgagagaaaggaaaatgtactCACGGTGATTTTAGTCCCCTTGGCTTTCCTTCCATGAAAGCTCAACATGACAATCTCCAGCCCATGGCTCCCGTACGTCCCCTTGAAGAGACCTGGCTTTATAAGGTCATCAGGGCTGCTAGGAGGGAGGTAGATGCGTCGGTACGTCAAGCAGTtgctgtggaaaaagaaaaaaagaaaaggtcaggGAGGTTAAAGGAGCACCCCTGGAAACGAAGAATGTGTTTGCAGTCTGCTCCTTTATGCAGCTTTGGGTCGTCACTGAGTCAGAGGTGGGATCTGTGTTTTCAGCACTGCCAACGAGCTTCACAGATTGCACTCAGATGTATGCAAACACACCAACCCTCCGCTTCCCTCTATCAGCGCTTGTTAGCACACCAGGATGCTTCTGCAGCAAGGTCACGGCAAACCTCCCCACTCCCTGGCATTTCTGGAAAAGCTAGGAGTGaagcatatttaaatatgtgCTACAGTGAGGTGGCTGCTATTAGAAGTTTGGCGTGACAGTCAGAGATAAAACAAGTTCTCAGGGACTGTGCAATTCCTGTCTAGTGCACTACCAAGCACGCTGTTTACTAACatggaaaataagcaaaaagcCCCTTGGGATCACagatattttctctgtcttcaaaTTAAGCACTGTTAGATGGCTCAAAACCATCTTACTGCACATAGTTATTTTAAAGAACTCGGAACTTTATTAGTATTGCTTTCATTACATCTCATCTCTCTGAACAAACAGAGAGGACTGTGCTTCACCGTATGTCTGCACAGAGCCTGCAGACACAGAAACTACACAGGGATGTTCCTTTGGCTGTTAAAGATCACTGCAAGCACCCCATTTTCAGAAGAAGTGATCTAATGTGGTCTCGCAGTCGCAGCAGCCTTAATACCTAAGAAGAGCTGGTGCCCTTACTCATATTGGCTGGTGTAGATGAACTTCATCAAGATGAGCTCCTGCATGTGTTCGTGGAAGATGTCTTCCAGAGTCCGACCCCATTCTTCCCGTAGCCACGTCCGGAATTCCTGCAGGACGACAGAGGTGTTGGATTTGAAAGAGGGGCAGTACCCCAGCGTGACCTCACCACAGCAGCACAACTCAAGAGTTGAGCCACAGAGAGGGCACATGCTCTGACAGCAGATCGTGCCTGATTTGGGAATAAATGCTTAACACACAGCCATTAGGGTAACTGCCCTACACCTGCAAGGCCCTACACAATAAAGATATGCTTCCCTTCAAATAAATCTCAGGTAGAGCCAGTGTGTCtcttcagaataaaagcatAAGCATCATCTGTTACTGCGAAGCAGCTGATCTACTGTTTATGTCCTGACCTACCTTGCAGAAACCCATTTGTGTGCCCAGAAGCCCACTCCCATGCTCTGTCCTGGCACGTTGAACATAaaaggggcagcttttgaaaggCACTGAAGATTTAGGAGGTTAAATCCTGCTGATATAATAACAATGCATCTAAATCCAAAGGGCCCTTTGAAAAAGTCTCCCAAAGTACCTCCGCACCAGCTCTGACAAGTTAATACCCTGACATGAGTTAGCATGATAACAGCTTACGCTAAGATAGCAGCCTGCCGAGTGATATCCCAAACCTGCTTTATCTTCTAAAGCCAGATCCTCCAATTACCATAACGCCACACATACTTAACGCAGCGCTTTGGAAGTATTAACGCATTTCTCATCTGCTACAGAACCAGCAAACGCTGAACTAAACCTTCCACCCAGCTGCTTCCTGCTAGCAGGCAGACACCTTACAGCACATCTTCGGAGGAACTGACGTGTCATGTTTAGCTAGCTGGGCTCCTGGCAGAAAATGCTGCTACCTGGAAGATTTTATTAGCTGACAGTTTCCATCCTGACACCCTGCCATGCACTGAGGTAAGGCAAGGGTCTCCACCCAGGCATTCTGCAGGTGTAACAATGAACTGATCTCATAAATTGTGACCTTAAACTGCCCCTTGGCACAAACAGAAGGGGTTCCCCAAGACCCTGCAATTCTTTAAGTGTGGCAGATTTAAGTTTTGATTCAAGTCACAAACAAttctactgaaacaaaaaagcTCAGAGTAGATCAGCCTGAGGCTACGAGCCTGGGTTTTCAAATTTCATATGTGTTCAGATAAACAGAAATTGGAACCCTGAAGACCATCTCCCAGATCCCAATATTAGCTAAGAGCTCAGATAAGGCAGCAGTGCTTTATCTTCACAGAGGAGGCATACAAGCAGCCTTAAGCCAGGCTCTTAGCAAAGCACTCTTACCTCTTGCCTTCCCCCTGACATCCGATGGTGATCTGTCTGGTTGCATTTCGTGGAGAACTCATCCTTCTTTACGATCTGTAGTTAGCACGGAGGAGAATTTAGCAGGTTACAGACCTGATTAGAGATGCCTAGGGATGATGTAGCTAAGACTGCTTAGAGTACATGCTTTACAAAACAGGTGTTACTGACTCTGGCACAGGAGAGATACCATTAAGTGATATCGAGTGCATCAGCTACAGgatagagaaataaaagcaataaaacccCAGCGCATTCTAATGAAATTCCTTAGTTTCAAGTTGCTTCTCTATTTGAGCTTTCTATTTTAAGGAAGAGGAAACAACCCCTCAGGAAGCTTTTCAAAGCATTCACTGTACTGAATGGATGATGCCAAGTCGCCTTCCCACAGTCTCATCTTAGTGCTGCAAAACCAACCAGGTCTGCATCCCTGCTTGGACAAAGCCTCTTTGTGTATCCTTTATCTCAGCAAGAACGTTTATCAATGCCCCCACCCAGCTCCAGTCTTACAGCAGAAAGTACAACAGCCTTAATGGACAGTGGACAAATTCAGAACAGGGAGCAGCCCATACAACTTGGAAGACACAATGAGGATAAAGCTGGAACCCACACATAAAACAAGGTGCTGAAGGCCacatccttttaaaaacatgtattttctaTTGAATCTACTTCTAGATCCAAggtgtgtgcacacacattGCCCCTAGGACACATGAGGTGTAAAATCCTAGAAAAGCTCACCTGGATATGACCATTGTGAGGCCCCTTGTGACCATACATACACTCAACAGTCGCACATTTCCTCTCCATGAGATGAATCCTGAAGAGAGGTTTGAATCTCATCGGATCATCCACGTGAGGGTCATGAGGTGGCAAGTACATCCACCCGATGATGAACAGGCCATCTACCTGCAGAGGGACATAAAACAAGTCACACCATATCAGCATTGCCCACGTTCTGTGACATTTGCAGCAAACAAGTCTGGGGTCTATTCTTCAatcagggcaggagctgcagaacagCTTGCTGCATTTCCAAACTGCTTTCCAGCAATTAAACCAGACCATATGCACTCGCAGCACACCCTTGGTGAAGAGGGAGAGGGTTTCTTTACGAGGCTTTCTGCACCACCGGAAAATGATCAGGCTTTTATTACCGCAAAGGACTTTGTGACGGATGCTTGGAGCGCAGGATCCGGAGAGGGAGACTGCACTGAAGAGACCACACAGCAAGTCAAGCTCTAATTGGTTTGAGAGCTCATGCTGGCAGATACTCACATGGAGTTCTGCTTCTCATGATTATCTGTGCTTTTTGGATGAGGAATTATTTGGCTCCGTTACTCACAGACAGCACAGGAAGCAACAATCCCCTCTGCTGAGAGGTACAAGTGCCAGCCCTCTTCCTGCATGCCTAACAGAAtccttcccctccagccctacaatttcagagaaaaagatgttttctaaaGAACAAGACATgagacaaaagcagagcagtgccACAGAGGCACGCTTGCCTTTATAAGGTCACAAAATCATGTAAGCATTGGTGCACTTGGCCACTCTTATACCAGCTCACAGAACTGACCCTTGCAAAACCCCACAGCTGCACTGGCCTTGTTATGTTACGGTTCAACCTGTCACCTACTGAGCCCTGGTGCAAAGTATAAGGGATTCAGACAAGCTTCTTGCCCAGCTCTCAAcaatacagagagaaatgttCATTAActgctctccccagcagcaccagaagTGGCAGGCTCCACAGGTCTTGCACCAGTATTGCTCTATCTGATGCATTAGGCTTAGGCACtgctggttaaaaaaataataaggtaaACCACAGGAACACAAGAGCAAAACCCTTTGCACGATGCTCAGCTGTAGGTGAAAGTGATGGGCTCAAGTCTCTGCTGTAGTCAAAGCAGAAGGAATGGCTTCCCATGCCAGCCTCTGGAATATCAGCATTAGACCAAATGAAGCCTTGCCCTGAAACATTcctcctgtttttgtttgttcctgtGGCTGTCTGGAgtgcagctgaaaaacaaaaggactGAATGCATAAAGGTGGTGATGATCAAAGGATCCGAGAAGCAACCTCTGGGAACACGTCATGAGCTTGAGTGGTGGCTGTTCAGGCTTCTTGCTACCATGCAGATGGCAAACAGGACTAGAGAGTGGCACACAGAAGGCTCCCAGTCCTCTACTCCCAAGCCCCAGAGGGAGGTACTCACCACCACGTTCAGCAGTCCCCCGTAGGGCCCGATGTCCGGCTGCCATAACCCCAAGATGTGGCGGTATCGGTGCAGCACTAGGGAACAGCGAGACACTGACGTGAGCACATCGAGCTAAGGAAATCGgcatttggggaaaagaaagaaaaaggcaggctACCACAAACCGCACACAACGCTGCCCAAAtacccccccagcagccctgacGAAGGAAGTGAAAGCTGGTTGCACCCAGCCGCAGCGAGGAGCTTCTCAGCTGAGGCCTCCCACAGGTTCACACGGATTTGAGGTTCTCTGAAGCTCTGCCCCGCTGCAGGGGCAGGATTTCGTTTCCAGGACTTGACACAACCAGATACCTCAGCAGGAACAACCAGAAAGCTTTTGCAACACGGTCCTGTTGATGCAAATCACATGCCATACCCAGAGCTAAGAACAAAAAGTATCTGCCACCTCCAGCTACCAAAAACGTACTCGGTGTCTCAGActgcaaaacaacagaaaataaggaCACAAAGGCAGCAAGGGACAGGGAAACtcaagtattttgaaagaatttcCCCTCCTTGCAGAGACAAACCTGTCTGTAGGGTTGTGTCCTTAAAAGCAGCCAAAAATGAAGGTCAAATATGAAAGTTTTCAGTAAACAGGATCTAAAGCCTGTTACAGAACTACCCTAACAAAAGCCTGGAGATGCTGCTTGCCTCCATGCCTTACAACCACAGCCATGAATTCTGTCCATAAAACGACCAGCAGCCTCCATACAGGATGATGCACAGCCTGGCATTTTgtgtggggacagcagggtgCATGTAATTTCTAAGAACACAGCAAGGAGACACCACACCGACCTTACAACGCTGCTCATGGCCAACTCAGAAAGCCACAAGAACCACTTTTAACCTACAGAAGAGGCTGAGCAGTGGGTTTTGTTTCACATCACTTTACAGGAAGAACTGAGATTCAGTGCAGCTTTGTTCCTTTAACTACCCAGGACAGCAAGAACCGTGGGGATGTTTTTATTGCACCGAAGCAGAGAACTTCCACCAAGGTTTAGGACAGCAGGGAGGGCTGTCCGGAGCTGCTGCCAACTGGCCCGCAGCAAACTTTTTCCAGTGCAGTAAACAATTTAGGACCGATGGCCTGGTTTCACTCAGCGAGCCAACTGCAGCACAAACAGCACGGAGGCGAGCAGGCGAACCACATTCCCCGTCTCCTGGTCTCGCTGCAGCAGTTACACATTAATAACTGGTATGCGTAAAAGCTGTTCCACCCGCCGCAATCTGCTTGCTCCACCCTGTCCGTGGAGCTGATAAAAcccagcttttttatttttagggcaGAAAACTCGATGCTAAGCTATCCAAAGCAGGGAGTATTTCCCTCAttctcccccagctcctgcctgaaaccccctgggagctgctgccagcaggctctgcaggagcagggaagtgTTTGCCCAGCAAGGCAAGCCCTGGTTTTGCTCCCTCTGAGCAAACAGGCAGCTCCAGGAGCTACAGCAGGTCTGGAACCATGGCTGCTTCATGTACAGCCCAACTCACCAGCTGCCCCGTCACCTGCAAGCCTGGGGCTGTGGAGGAGGCTGAAAGAGCTGCACAACCTCCAGAAGAAAGAAGTTACTGGGCTGGCACTTAGCTAAAGGCCTGAacaaatggaaagcaaaagccTGACTCCatttttctggctgtttttttttcctgctgtagtGCCTCTGGGTTCCAGCTCTATCCACAGCAGGGACAACCCGTCGAGCTCCAGCTCTGGCACTCGGTGGCAGGAGATGGATGGATCTGAcagctgcttccctccccaCTCCTCGAAAGAAAACAGCGCTTGGGTCTTTCTCCAAGGCTTTCCTCTGCTATGTGCACTTCCAATTCTTCTCAGTCCTGAAGGAGCCTCTCGCCTATCCAAATTTCTGAGCCCACGTCCTGccaaatggaacaaaaatacaTCCACGGGAAGCTTCAGTGCAACCCCCACCCAGCCTGGGCGTTATCCACATTGCCGCACAGCCCTGCAAGCTCTCCAGATGAAAAAGCAGCTTGAATCCAGCTGGGGAAGAAgggcttaggaaaaaaaaagcagtgaatgCCCAAGCTCCCAGCCACAGGAGGCTGCTTAGGAAGGGTCTGACGCCTGTGCTGGCCACCAGAGTCAGCCACAGGGCAAGGAAGTGACACTGAGCAGATGCAGAGCAGGTCCAagcaagcagcacagagctggcacaCCACAAACACCAGCGGGATGAACAGACAGGTTGCAACCCCAGAACAGGTtattaaaacagcagcacagtAGATGCTTTCATATGCTACTGTTTTAATTAGATCTTATTACATTACCTGTCTCCAGGTTTGAGggtgataaaataaaattaaaacagggTTTTTCAATGAATTCTGCAGCTTTTAAAGCAGAGGTGGCTTGCTTTGACTGGAGAAGACCTGACCTACTGCAACTCAGGCTCCCGGGATGCAGCAAGATACCAAGACAAGCAGTTACAGCCCCCCAGCCAGCAATAACTGCCCTGCTAGTGGAAGGAGCAAAGTGTCAGCCCTCATTGAAAACCCCGAGGAAAGTGATCTGAGCTGACCTAACGCTGCACGAGCACAAACTGGGGAGCACTCACACGCCAAATCCTGGCAGCAGACTTAACACACAGGTGGGGAAAGAGGGAAACAGGCAACCACGTCGTAAAACGCACTGGCTGTTCCCCAAGTTATACATCAAGCCCCTAAAGGAAAGAGGGTCAGACTTCAGAAGCTTGGGGCTGCAGCTGAAGGATTCACAGCTGAGGGAACAGCACAAAATGCCATTTCAGGGCCACCACAAACTGCACGCTCAGAGCAATTACCCGGGTAGCAACCTACAAAGGAAGCCCAAATCCCGAGGGGCAGCTTTGGAGGAGCCTCTccaccccccccagctcctgaaCACGGCTGGTGCTGACGGGCAGGACTGCCAGAACTCCAAATTcctgctgagcactgctgctgctcgtCTGCTGTGACTTGCAGGAAAAACACCATCATCGTGGGCTGCTGGAGATCATCTGTGTGGCCCATGCTCAGCTGTCCTTGGCACAGGCAAGTCTAAACAGCAGCATCCACTCGGCTTGTTAGCATGTGTGGAAAAACTCCATTCCTAAGCAGCAGTGAATTAGTAACCTGAGTTTGCAGAACTTATTAATTACCCTCCCCCTGCGGAACAGGGGACAGCTGAACACCCCCTCTAAGCACTCCAGGCCTCTTTCAGGGATTTAGTCTGATCACTGCTCCCTCCAACTCCTGCAGAGGACTGAGCATCAGACTGAAAGGTTGGGTAATCTGCCCTAAACACGGAATCAGGAGGCAAAGAACAGTTGACCCAGAGTAGTTTCTTGACTGAGATCAAGAATGCAGATCACAATCTCCGAAATACCAACAGTGTTTCCTAGAGAGGGGGTGGTGGCTGAAAGGATTCACTGTGCAGGGATGGAATTAGTATAGGAAGGGCTGTGGGCCTGAATGCAGCTCATCTGGATCGAGGCGAGGCTTTTTGCCAGTCCAGAGTTTATTTAGGCTTGCTTTCAGAAGTCCTGACCAGGGTATTTGAATGCTTTCTAAGAAAGGGGCAATGCACAAAGAGCAGAGCAAGTGCTCCTTGACTGAGTGTTCTTCACTGACCCTTCTTTCTGGGCCTGGCCAGGACAATATTTTAACCTGAAGCATTTCAAAAGAAGACCTCACTGTGTACCCTCCTCACTCCAAAGGGTCAGACCACTCCACTCATgagcagcagaaagagctgACTAACAACGCCCTCCGTACAGCCCCAAGATCCACCCCAAAATAATCTGCTTAAAGCAAAAAGTCACACTCCATGCAGCATCTCGTGTGTGCTCAGTGCAGGAAGCATCAACCAGCAGGAGGTACGTACGGCAGGTGTAAACATCTCTGTACTCCATGTGCTCGTAGTCGGGAAGGATTTTCATAAAACGCCCCGACTTCACCCGTGGGTTTATACCTGAACAGACACAGCAGGGTAAGTACCAGAGAACTCAGCTCCACCGTAACCAGCACGTAACCTTGTGAGCAGGCTGGGCCAACTCCCTTTTGGCTTTACTTCCAGCTGTGGTGCACCAATTTGTCTCCATCAGCCCCAGCCTCAAGCCCAGACAGATAGAATTGCTTATACAC
This region includes:
- the FBXO31 gene encoding F-box only protein 31 isoform X2, with the protein product MAVCARLCGVGPARGCRRRGAAREQRRGGDGDSEPDTDTEPEEASGVAVAAEDDEETERIEGSRPSAGPAEAGRAPLSLLELPPELLVQIFGSLPGTDLPSLARVCTTFRRILRTDTIWRRRCREEYGVCENLRKLEITGVSCRDVYAKLLHRYRHILGLWQPDIGPYGGLLNVVVDGLFIIGWMYLPPHDPHVDDPMRFKPLFRIHLMERKCATVECMYGHKGPHNGHIQIVKKDEFSTKCNQTDHHRMSGGRQEEFRTWLREEWGRTLEDIFHEHMQELILMKFIYTSQYDNCLTYRRIYLPPSSPDDLIKPGLFKGTYGSHGLEIVMLSFHGRKAKGTKITGDPNIPAGQQTVEIDLAHPLRLPDIENLRDFSELSRIVLEVQEQVRREEQEEEQRQEGEDRTQQAASQPAAQPQGGGEGAEGEETAAGAEGAAQDKAPASQPFVLPMGVISRNEDYPRTCRVCFYGTGLIAGHGFTSPERTPGVFVLFDDDRFGFIWLELKSFSLYSRIKVSFQNAEAPSREAFDEMLRNIQSLAT
- the FBXO31 gene encoding F-box only protein 31 isoform X1 is translated as MAVCARLCGVGPARGCRRRGAAREQRRGGDGDSEPDTDTEPEEASGVAVAAEDDEETERIEGSRPSAGPAEAGRAPLSLLELPPELLVQIFGSLPGTDLPSLARVCTTFRRILRTDTIWRRRCREEYGVCENLRKLEITGVSCRDVYAKRINPRVKSGRFMKILPDYEHMEYRDVYTCLLHRYRHILGLWQPDIGPYGGLLNVVVDGLFIIGWMYLPPHDPHVDDPMRFKPLFRIHLMERKCATVECMYGHKGPHNGHIQIVKKDEFSTKCNQTDHHRMSGGRQEEFRTWLREEWGRTLEDIFHEHMQELILMKFIYTSQYDNCLTYRRIYLPPSSPDDLIKPGLFKGTYGSHGLEIVMLSFHGRKAKGTKITGDPNIPAGQQTVEIDLAHPLRLPDIENLRDFSELSRIVLEVQEQVRREEQEEEQRQEGEDRTQQAASQPAAQPQGGGEGAEGEETAAGAEGAAQDKAPASQPFVLPMGVISRNEDYPRTCRVCFYGTGLIAGHGFTSPERTPGVFVLFDDDRFGFIWLELKSFSLYSRIKVSFQNAEAPSREAFDEMLRNIQSLAT